The DNA sequence GAAGTATATCCCGTACCATGGTTGAGTTCCTGTCGGCGGTGTTAAGTCAACAGTCTTCTGCTCAACGATCTTGTAATACCTGGCGATGGCAGATAGAAATGAATCACCCCTAGGGATGGATCTGTTCAAATTGTTCTCCTGGTAAATCCGCACCACTCCAGCAATCATGTCGGCAACTTGGATGCCAGGGGTATATCTTGAATCAACAAAAAAAGGACTTTCGGCCAGGTGAGTAAGGGATTGGCCCTGACGAGATTTGAAAAGCCAATTACTGAATCGTTCCGCGAGTTGGTTATACTGACTTCCGTTCCCATCAAACATTATCGCGCCAAGCTCTGTTGGCGATTCAGTTTCCACGAAGCGGTTAACACGCTGGAGAATGTTACGGAATGGCATTGGCAAGACATCTTTGTCTGTGGGTGGAGGCGTTAAGGGCCTTTCCATCACGACAGC is a window from the Dehalococcoidia bacterium genome containing:
- a CDS encoding DUF3800 domain-containing protein, which encodes MIFAFIDESGHPHPNDSSSRPVLAAACFEASELKNLNTQIFRLKSSLLGKEQFEIEMKAKDLVTRATFRRRPDKREFVEAFFEMVRNAHLTLFAVVMERPLTPPPTDKDVLPMPFRNILQRVNRFVETESPTELGAIMFDGNGSQYNQLAERFSNWLFKSRQGQSLTHLAESPFFVDSRYTPGIQVADMIAGVVRIYQENNLNRSIPRGDSFLSAIARYYKIVEQKTVDLTPPTGTQPWYGIYFMSERMHHVFDGAGQVEEQAPTTPPTTPAT